In Flavobacterium cerinum, one genomic interval encodes:
- a CDS encoding aspartate kinase: MRVFKFGGASVKDAGSIKNVYDVLQKVGFDDVLLVVSAMGKTTNALEVVIKHYFDKSPELKASIQEVKKYHNQILLDLFEDEKHEVFTAVNRHFSDMEHFLDINKSPNYNFVYDQIVSYGEIVSTTILSYYFNHAGIRNQWVDVRNLIKTDNTYRDAIVNWELTQKTISKNIKKNVLNITQGFLGSDENNFTTTLGREGSDYTAAIFAYCLNAENVTIWKDVPGVLNADPRYFENAVLLNQISYREAIELAFYGASVIHPKTLQPLQKKEIPLFVKSFINPLLPGTSVSKGADLEPQTSCFIVKKNQLLISLSSIDFSFIMEENISEIFGLFHQYKVKVSLIQNTAISFSVCIEDKFNHFNELKATLSKKFKVTYNENVSLYTIRHFTDKAVQMVEKDKTVLVKQMSRETMQIVTIE; encoded by the coding sequence ATGAGAGTATTCAAATTTGGCGGTGCTTCTGTAAAAGATGCCGGTAGTATTAAAAACGTATATGACGTTTTGCAAAAAGTAGGTTTTGACGATGTTCTTTTAGTTGTTTCGGCAATGGGAAAGACCACAAACGCTTTAGAAGTAGTAATAAAGCACTACTTCGATAAATCTCCGGAGCTGAAGGCTTCCATTCAGGAAGTCAAGAAATACCACAATCAGATTTTACTGGATTTGTTTGAAGATGAAAAACATGAGGTATTTACTGCTGTAAATCGCCATTTTTCGGATATGGAACATTTTCTGGACATCAATAAATCGCCGAATTACAATTTTGTATACGATCAGATTGTAAGTTACGGGGAAATTGTATCCACTACCATTCTTAGTTATTACTTTAATCATGCCGGAATCCGCAATCAATGGGTCGACGTACGTAACCTCATCAAAACGGATAACACCTATCGTGATGCTATAGTTAACTGGGAATTGACACAAAAAACGATTTCCAAAAACATAAAAAAGAACGTCCTTAATATTACACAAGGATTTTTAGGATCAGACGAAAACAATTTTACCACAACATTGGGACGTGAAGGTTCCGATTATACGGCGGCGATTTTTGCCTATTGTCTGAATGCCGAAAACGTAACGATATGGAAAGATGTACCGGGTGTTTTAAATGCCGATCCGAGGTATTTTGAAAATGCAGTTCTGTTAAATCAGATTTCTTACCGCGAAGCAATCGAATTAGCTTTTTACGGCGCTTCGGTCATTCACCCGAAAACCTTACAGCCTTTACAAAAAAAAGAGATTCCGTTATTTGTAAAATCGTTTATCAATCCGTTATTACCGGGAACCAGTGTTTCAAAAGGCGCCGATCTGGAACCGCAAACCTCTTGTTTTATCGTAAAGAAAAACCAGTTATTGATTTCACTGTCATCGATTGATTTCTCCTTTATTATGGAAGAAAACATCAGCGAAATTTTCGGATTATTTCACCAATACAAAGTAAAGGTAAGCTTGATTCAGAATACAGCTATCAGTTTTTCCGTTTGCATTGAAGACAAATTCAATCATTTTAATGAATTAAAAGCAACCTTGTCCAAAAAATTCAAAGTAACCTATAACGAAAATGTTTCGCTATATACGATTCGTCATTTTACAGACAAAGCCGTACAAATGGTTGAAAAAGACAAAACGGTACTTGTAAAACAAATGAGCCGTGAGACGATGCAGATTGTCACTATAGAATAA
- a CDS encoding GNAT family N-acetyltransferase, which translates to MNIREGQKEDMPAVLELIRELAVFEKEPDAVVVTADELIRDGFGTEPLFKTFIAEVDHEIVGMALFYYRYSTWKGKTIHLEDLIVSEKMRGTGLGHALYSEVIRQGQKDNVRRIEWAVLDWNQNAIDFYEKSGARVLKDWYIVQMDEAGITNFTNSLQHR; encoded by the coding sequence ATGAATATCCGAGAAGGACAAAAAGAAGATATGCCGGCCGTACTGGAACTGATCCGTGAACTGGCCGTGTTTGAGAAGGAACCTGATGCTGTAGTTGTAACCGCAGACGAGTTGATTCGGGACGGTTTCGGAACCGAACCGCTTTTTAAAACTTTTATCGCAGAAGTGGACCACGAAATCGTTGGCATGGCTCTTTTTTACTATCGTTATTCCACCTGGAAAGGAAAAACCATCCATCTGGAAGATTTAATTGTAAGTGAAAAAATGCGCGGTACCGGTTTGGGACATGCTTTGTATTCTGAAGTAATTCGTCAGGGACAAAAAGACAATGTTCGCCGTATCGAATGGGCCGTATTGGACTGGAACCAGAATGCGATTGATTTTTACGAAAAATCCGGAGCCCGGGTTTTAAAAGACTGGTATATCGTACAAATGGACGAAGCCGGAATTACTAATTTCACAAATAGCTTACAGCACCGTTAA